The sequence below is a genomic window from Sorangiineae bacterium MSr12523.
TTCGATGCAGCATGGGATCATGGAGCTCGCACCCGGATCTCAGTTGCGCGCCGGCCGTCTCAAGACGATCATCGCGTACGGCGCGATGATCGCCGCCTCCGTCGGATTGTTCCTCGGTATCCGATCTTTCGGATCGGATCTCATCGCGCCCGATCCCAAAGGGCCCATTTTCGGAGCCGGCGGAGGAAGCGCGGGCGCGCATGCGATACTGCACGTGCTGCTCGCGATGCTGGTCGTCATCATCGCTTCGCGCGCGCTGGGTGCTCTCTTTCGCTACCTCCATCAGCCGCCGGTCATCGGCGAGGTCATCGCCGGCATCCTGCTCGGACCGTCGCTGCTCGGTCGCATCGCGCCCTCCGCGTCGGCGTTCCTGCTCCCGACCACGGTGGCGCCCTACCTGGGCATCATCGCGCAGGTGGGGGCGATTCTCTTCATGTTCCTCGTCGGCCTCGAGCTCGACACGTCGCTTCTGCGCAAAAAGTCCCACGCCACGCTCGCGATTTCCCACGCGTCCATCCTCGCGCCCTTCCTTCTCGGCTCGGGCCTGGCCCTCTGGCTCTATCCGAAGCTCTCGAGCTCGGATGTGCCCTTCAGCGTGTTCGCGCTCTTCATGGGCGTGTCGATGTCCGTCACGGCCTTTCCGGTTCTCGCGCGCATCCTCACGGATCGGGGCATCCACAAGACGCGGCTCGGCGTCATCGCCATCAGCTGCGCCGCCGTCGATGACGTGACCGCGTGGTGCCTGCTGGCCTTCGTCGTGAGCGTCGCGCAGGCTCGGCCCTCTGGGGCGCTGCTCACGATCGGGCTCTCCATCGTCTACATCGCATTCATGCTCGGCGCCGTCCGCCCGCTCGTGCAGCGGGCCGTGCGCAAGATGGAGCTCACCAAGGAGCTCGGCCAGAACACGTCGGCGCTCGTTTTTGGGGGTTTGCTCCTCTCGGCGCTCACCACGGACTTCATCGGCATCCATCCCGTGTTCGGTGCGTTCTTGCTCGGTGCGATCATTCCGCACGAGTCGCTG
It includes:
- a CDS encoding cation:proton antiporter; this encodes MRRRDIALDDSPSSMQHGIMELAPGSQLRAGRLKTIIAYGAMIAASVGLFLGIRSFGSDLIAPDPKGPIFGAGGGSAGAHAILHVLLAMLVVIIASRALGALFRYLHQPPVIGEVIAGILLGPSLLGRIAPSASAFLLPTTVAPYLGIIAQVGAILFMFLVGLELDTSLLRKKSHATLAISHASILAPFLLGSGLALWLYPKLSSSDVPFSVFALFMGVSMSVTAFPVLARILTDRGIHKTRLGVIAISCAAVDDVTAWCLLAFVVSVAQARPSGALLTIGLSIVYIAFMLGAVRPLVQRAVRKMELTKELGQNTSALVFGGLLLSALTTDFIGIHPVFGAFLLGAIIPHESLLAKSLKQKLEDLVVVLLLPAYFAFTGMRTQIGLVSGMEHWLFCGAIIVVACMGKFGGSSIAARLAGLEWRDASSLGILMNTRGLMELIVLNMGLDLRVISPTLFAMMIIMALVTTFATTPILHLLIRSRSLDEPATSTAIGGAT